ATATTAAACAAACATGGTCTTAGATGGAGTGGACAACTTTTGAATGTGTTATGTTATTGCccttaaataaacatattttcgttttatttcttttttagaagatatttttaaacattatgTTTTACGTAGTTATTAATTTGGAAATAAACACATTTACGATGTTATGTTTGTGGTAATGCATTTAAATAACAAATCATGAAAAAACCGATATTTACAGCCCCGCGTTCGCATCCGAATTACCTAGTTATGTATATGGAAACTATACATAAGTTTATCAAAcatggaaaatataaatatggtAAGAATTTTTATATGGGGAAAAACATTGAAAACTTAGAGCTAACATTGTCTTTCTTACCTATATATATTGCccccatattttttaaaaaatacatgcACAACTCTCTTCTTTGTTTGACTACAAATCTCTGTTCAAACATTATCTCGTTATTTAAGTcccgaaaaaaaaaaacaattttgttgatTCTCACACTTGAATTTTCTTCCATCGTAGAGctaacactatatatatagggtgtaaTTAACACTATATATCACAAATTAAATGGGGTGCAGAGCTTCAAAAGTCGTTGATCATGATAAGGCATTGGTAAAAAAGTGTAGAGAAAGAAAAGACTGATAAAGAATGCAGTTGATAATCGGTACGAGTTATCGAATTCACATGTAGCTTATTTTCATTCACTTAAAGATATGGGTTACGCCCTTTCAAGATTTGTGGACGAACAACTTGATATACCGCCTAATTCTTCACGTTCTGATTCTGATTTGAGTTCCGATTTTCATGGTCATGACAATGGTCATCTTCATGGCAGAGGACCAATGCCAATTCCGCCGTATGATCAACCTGTAATGCCATATCAGCAGCAGCCTCGTCCTTGGGAATTAACTGACCCGTATGTGTTGCAATATAGACCTCCTCCTCCTTTTTGGGGGATCATGTATCAAGAGAATTTTGTTTctaattacaataataaatatagttataataataatggggGCAACCCGGTTTCAAAAAATCAGTATGCTTATTATCTGAAAAAAACTGCCTCAGCTACCCGTACTACTGTGATTCAACCGGAGGAAACAAGGGGATGGGTTGAGGATGCATATGATAATACGGAATACATGTTTAAATATgggtatgatgatgatgatgagtcgTCATTGGGTACTAGTAGTCCATATTCCAGAATGCGGGAGGAGGGGTTTCCTGAGTGGGAAGAAGAACTAACAGAAACCGAGTCTCATACATGTAGTACAAGGAGAATAATTTTATGTGATGAACACAATGAAGGCAATTCTAGTTCTTCATGGAGTAGTTTTTCAAAAAGAATACCAACTTATGGGAAAAGACAACGTAGCATGGATGATGAGGgtaaaaaaccgaaaactttTGATATAGATGATGTGGGGTACTCAACAACACAAAAGATTGATGAATCCTCTATGCCATTTGCTCATGCGGCTTCTCGGGATCTTCATGAGGTATTTAATGAAATCAAGGATGAATTCGAGGCTGCTTTTAGTTACGGGGAACAGGTTGCCTTGATGCTTGAAGCTGGCAAGCTGCCTTACCAATCAAAGTCTCATGTTCTTAAGGGTAAGATATATGATCATTCACATTAATTTGTCACCATTTAATTAGTCATCCAATGctttactattactattttcCAAGTCttaattagtgtatatatatctatatcatgATGGCATACTATCAAAAATCATGCTATCATATACTATCTTGGAGCTCCTGTACTATTATGCTGTTCAGAGTTGctttaatgttttaaaatgtATCAGAGACTAATTATAAATGTCACATTGCAGTGATGTTATCCAAGATTCTCTATCCTTCCTCGACATTTTCAAGCTCTAGGTCTCGAGTTACAAAGCTTGCAGGATCCTATGATGTGTATGATGTCCCGGACAATAGATCCCTTAACCCTTCTTCTACTTTGGAGAAGCTATATATGTGGGAGAAGAAGTTATACCAGGAAGTAAAGGTAAGACATCATTACCATCTTAATagttaaaacattaaaaacacTTGATTATATCTGtatcttaaaaaaaagaaacacaatGGATATAGAATAATGACCATGTTTCTGGTTTGGTTTTAGGATGGAGAGAGGTTAAGAGTGAAGTACCAAAGAATGTTCAGGAGGTTGACTGAATTGGAACCATGCAGAGCAAATTCTAGTAGAATCGATGCTGCACGGGCTTCTATAGACAGGTTGATTACTAAACTTGATATATCTATGAAAGATATTGATGCCATATCTAGCGAGATACACAAAGTGAGGGACATGGAACTGGAGCCACAAGTCAGTGAGCTGATCTACGGGTATGTACTTGATTCCGAGTGTCTCCCAAATTTTAAGATTGCTACTTTCTACTGGGTTTCTGCTTTTATCTGTATTTTAGGTATTAAACTTTTGATAAGCTATTCCAATATTTGAAATTCTAAATTTCTGGCTAAAACTAGAcccatctttttctttttttaactgcATTACACCCGTCATGACTTTATCTTTTATTGTGCTCTCTACAGACTGATAAGAATGTGGCAATCAGTTGTGAAATGTCACCAAAAGCAGCTTGAAGCCATCATGGAGAGCAGAAGTTGGACTTTAAGGGCTAATACCAACATGGAAAGAGATTCAAGCTTGAGAACCACACTTGAGCTCGAAACAGGACTTGTAACTTGGGCCCAGCACCTTAATAACTGGATTAATGCTCAGAAATCATTTGTGGATTCCTTAAACGGGTGGTTACTACAATGCATTGATAATGAACCCGAAATAACCATTGATGGTGGTGAGGTTCCTTATTCCCCGGATTGGTTAGGAGCTCCTCCAATTTTCATCATTTGCAACGATTGGCAGTGGGAAATCAATGGTGTTTCACAAGAACAAGTCTCCATAGCGATGAATAACTTTGCTATGATCTTAAGGCAATTGCTGGAGAGACAAGTGGATCTGGATTCTAAAAAAGCTATGAGGTTAGTTAAAAATGTTGGTTCAGATAGTTTACAAGGTGGTCTAATTCCTATTTTCAAGGCGCTAGAGAATTTTTGCCATGACATTTTAAAAGCTCATAAGCACGTAAAAGTGTAATAACAGGCCGGGTATTTGCGCATACTTCCAAGGCTAAGCTATGTAGCTAATTGTTATGCTTATTACCGATTCATCAGATGGTTTTTCGCTCAGTAAATTTTAGGGCCATTTTGCTAGACTAGACTAGTGATATCGATAAATAGTACGTACTTCGTATGAGGCAACTGAGAGAGGGAACTAGGAGCGAGGACCTGTTTTGTATTAACAAAATATTACACAAGGTCAATTCATTAGGCTTTTTGCGGTATAGAAATAGAAGCAATTCGTGTACTGTTATATGGGAATGGTGTAACTGTCCTTTACTATAACTTTGTATTGTATCCCTGACCACTCCTGGTAATGggcttttatatatgttaatggATGAGTCTTTAGCTTCAAATACTTCCCTTGATTAGTCACCAAAAATTGTTTAACCTAGTGAATTCTAAAAATCTAAGATCTTTTTTGACCACAGCACATGTCTCACTGTTAGATTATGTTTGTGATTTAtctcaatttatatatataagctgTATCTGACTGTCAAATTATGTTGGTGATTTATGTAGATGTATATAAGTTAGAATCAGAATAGAAAGTGATAGAGGTATATActatactactactactattactactattattttttttttttaacagcaaaacAAATCCAATTTCAGAGAAAATTCATTATGCGAAAACCTCTATCTCCAATTTTGAAGCATTTTATTCACATTAAGATTTGAACATAAGATTTTAACGCCTTAAGTTCCCCAAATACAAATTTATGTATTGATTGTTTGTTTGATTGTATCATTATGATTGTTGACCCACGGGCATTTTTGTCATCTTTAATTGTCTTTTATATCGTTTTCTTATATGTAGTATCTTTCAGATAtatagtattaaaataagattagctattgaaaataaatttgtatataaagtTTGAGAAAGGATTGTCTAGTTGTTGATCCGAACAAAAAGTCTATGAAATGAAAAAACGATTTTCAGCTCATTTGTGTTCATTGTTAAACCAAAACTTTCGTTTAAATATGACAAGTTAGTATATTgtgtaaataaataataaaggtCGTGACTCTTGGCAAGAAACACAACCAATAGGAAAGGATAGGTAGTTAGAGTTTGTTATTGTCAGTTGGAGTCGGTTATTAGAATAGGTATCGTTTCATGAAACAATACACTGTTTCATAGTGTCTTTtggatatctatatatatggtcAAACTGTCAAAGCATCTGTAAATTCTTGAGAAGAAATATTGCAAGTCTCAATCTAATAGAAAGTATATTCATATACAATTTGCACTCCTGAATGGCTGAATGCGACATTATGACACGAGTCAATTTCAATCCTGAATAGTTGGCTATATATACAGATTGATGGTTAACATTGGCCAGCCAACATAATTAGAATATCAAAACAAAGAGATCCTTGATCAAATCATGTTAGTTCATTTACTaggctatcaaatgagaaccaaattaaaatgtaaacaaatcAGAACACTTAAAACTATCCTTAAAACTGACATaatacataactaattatcattatttaagtgtttaataccacatcgatccgtcaaaatcgaaaaatcacgttttttgttggatgcatcattttgatggatggatgcacaaaacaaaaaacgtgattttttcgattttgatgaattaatgtgttgttaaacacttaaataatgataattagttttatggagttttaatgtatcaaaatgatgtttttaagtgttcttaccgttcttattttaaaaatttatatatagggAAAGTAGATTCGTAGAAATTAACCAATTATGCAAGCCTactaagagggtgtttgggaataCGTTTTGaattgattatctgattattacgttcgtAAAACGCAGATAATctgaaaaagtgtttgtgtaaaaaagtgattatctgctatgaaaacgcagttttaaagaagcatgtacctacctgctttttcaaaacgcaattttgaaaatgcataatttattttgaaaacgcaaaatctgTTTTGCAATCTCAATAACAAACACCCCTAAATTACGAGTAATATGGTAGTGGAAAAGTGGGACATATAGAATAAACTGATCCATTCCTATTAGTATGCGTGGGAACGTGAGTAGGGCACACTTCACATTAGAATAACACCAAAGTCTAGATGTATTGATCCGACATCCGAGTATGCATGGTTGGTACAAGTTAGACTCTGATATTCAGTTTTCTTGGTCCGTGGTTGAAATTTGAACAGACCCCATTCTCTGTTCGACCCCTTACAACTCTTAACTCGTGAGTCTCGAACCTTGCTCAAATTGCACTTTAATTAAAAGCGACCTAATAatctaataaataaaacatacaagATAACTAGTCGGATGTCCCTTTTTAATTACCAAGAGACCAGATATCTAAGATTGATCCAAATTAAATATTGAACTTTAGATACTGAAGGAAGTGTTAAATTAATTTAAGAAACATCCAAGTAGCATTATGTTTGTAAATGAAATCTAATAGGCATACTGAACATAATAGATGTACACCTTGACTGCATTGCATGTGACAAGAAAAACTAATCCTTTCATCAACGATCTTTAGTCTCTACTCTAGCAATATAGCATGTCCCGTTTGACTATGTACCAATACTTTTACTTCCTGCAAGccgatttttgttttttgcacGTTCTCTACTAAACCGCTTTTTCAAGTGTTGTTTGCCTTGTCTATGCTTTTTCATATCTTGCTCACTGGTAGTTTTAACTTTACAAATCCTACACCAAGGGTTGAACCTTTTTTTGGTGATCTCTCCTTTAGTTTCCCTATTTTCCTTTGGGGTCACTGAAATCTCCATCGGATTGTTCCTTGACAGAGCTTTTAACTTTTCCAAGACCAATTTCACTACCACCATTATTGGGTGACTTAAGTGCTGCCATTTTTGTTTGGTGTTTCTTTCCAGCAAGATGTTCGTCCAAACCATTCTTGGATGTGGCACTGATTTTGCAAACATCACAGCTCCATTCCCACTTTGATTTCTTCGTTGTAGTAATACTGTCTAGACCAAACCCAATTGAACTTGCACGTGACGGAGGTGAGGGTTGTGGTGGTTCTTTCCTCTTTGAGTCAGTCGCCTCACAAGGCTTTCCCTGCGAAAAGATGTAGCTGAGCTTAACATAGTTTTGTCAGCATTAAATACTAGTCATTTCTTCCAGAAAGCAAACGATGTGATTCGTTGTTCCGTCAATCTTTTAGAGCAATAAAGAAAAGATTAAGTGTAACAAATCATACAGAACATGGTTCATCTAACTTTCTCATTGCTTGCTTGTATTTGAAAAATTCCGCTTTTTCATTTGCAAAAATGTATCTTGCAAACACAATCCCAAACACCTCGTTAACCATCTGAACAACACTTAAAAAAGCATACTAAGACGATTTTCAGCCAGATAATCTAGGTGACCCTATATAATCTCATCACACTAAAAGAACCATACCCAGTACCCAAATATTTACACCATATGTTTTTTTACCCAAATCCCTACAGCTGGGTCATTATATACATCAATCAATTTGCATATGATCACACAGTAAAAATAAGACTAAGTTAAAAATTCTATTGAATTACCTTTCCAACAATTTCCGTTttaccatcatcatcattagtAGTCGGATAAACATCCATCTCTCTAAATCGAGGTGCACGTTGAAACGGAGGCTCGTCATCAACTTCTTCCCGCCGGTGACTTCCACCACAATGACTATATATCTCCGGCACCGTCGGCATTACAACCATTgatctatcatatatattatcattactAAACGGCCGGGTTTCATAACCACCCAATGAATTTACTTCCGGCCTTAACATTACCGACGACGATGACAACCCCATCCAACCACCCAGCCGCCGCCGTTGCATCTCCTCCTCCACCATTATCTCcgcccttatcctttccttTTCTCTTTCACGGCGTATCTGTTCTCTCATATCCATCACCTGGTTTTCATATAcctctgtttttttttccaaacccatatacataaatacatacaatatataatgtataaaaatatgtgtgtatatatatatcgtcaaaagattatggaaaaaaaaatgaatatataaaaaggagTTTAATTAATTACCTTTGCAAGCGAaagatgaggatgatgatgatgttgaagaagaagaaagcgACCGCCATGGATACATCATTGTTTTGTgtaattgtttttgttgttgcatGAAAAGTTTGAATTATTTAGATTCGGGTTTGATCAAAAAAAGGATGGAATAATTGAATGCTTGATTAGGAGAAACAGAGCGtggaagaaaagaagaaaaaaaagtctAAGTATACTACGTCCGAAttagctttatatatattccaTAAATTTTGCcgataaatatttatttagattCGGGTTTTACTCTATATATGGTTAATTTGCATCCTATAGATTatcaaattatttataaaaataaaaaaatcctcCCTCATCCTTTCCATACTAACACGGTGTCTGATTAATGCAACAATAATAGCAACAACGgacggtgatggtggtggaCGCTTGATGCCCGCTTCAAATAATATAGCTAATTGATGTACATGTGTTTGATTATAAAAGAGTAGTAgagatatttaatattttattactcgtataatataaaagactaaatggtgtaatttaatattaaagattgatagtgatttaattcattaaaagatAGGTTGCTCAATTCGCGTGTCCCATTTATTTTAACTTCCAACATGAGAATATAATTTATCTCATACATCTATATAAGAATGCTTTATGGATTACATGAAACGAATGTGACAATATAAACGTCAATAGGTGTAGTTAAAGCTTTCAAGGGGCAGACAGACTGAAACTTGTTCTAATTGAAGGACAAGCATATATTGCCATTAAAAATTCCAACGAAGTTGTAGTCATGTAACGCATTTAGGTAGGATACTAGGATAACGTAATACTATAGGTTACTTCGAAACCATTTAAGacttcattaatttaaataaagttaCATCTAAATCCAATCAGTTATAAGGATATCTCCACGAATCCACTATATCTttatttcttcatcttcaaACATGCTAAAATAGTCTTATGCTAAAGACTTTGGACACAAAacatctttattttatttttgaatggaaaatatatatataagctaaagATTTAACAAGAACCaacatgttaaaagttatatactcgtatagTCGTATATATTTCTTTAGTTTTACGTCTCATTAAGCTGCTTTGGGCTcctttttacttttattctgCCCTATTGTCGAGTAATTGGCCAGCTCATCCGAAGTGGGATTTGGGTTCGGCCCACTAAATCAGACGATAGGATTGGGTTCAATACATAATCTagtaacaaaacatatataaggCTCGATGCAAAACATTTTAAATGTACAAAACTCTCATTCATCATGGGCTGCAATCACAGTTTATTATTACAAACTACAAAGTAACAAAGAAATTGAGACCAAAAAAGAACATAAACAAATTGGCCACTATTTGTTTGGGTTCAAACTTCAACGCATTAGATGTCATACAAAAACTTCTCAAAAAGTGATTGTTCACTTGCATCTAAGCACACTGCCAATGACATACTTCTATCGTTGTTTGGGCTTGGTAAAACATATATGGTTCCCTCATACAGTATGCATGCGGGCCCCATAAAAACCGGACGTCCATACCCAAAATCTGCATCATGCACAGGTAGTCTTGTCCAAGCGTTTATGTTTAGGTTCGGGCTAGCAAAGTAACTTGGTCCACGAATTAGAGCCGATAGGTCAGGTTGTACTTCCAAGTAATCAATAGCCGATCTCAAATAATCAttgtccattttttttaatgttaagtGAATCAGTTTTGCAGTGTTCGACAATGATCCTGATGTAAGAGTGCCTGATTTGGCAACCGGGGTGGCTGTAAAGACCACGTTCCCGAGGTAGCCAGGTGGAAGATGAGGACTCAATCTAGACCGTCCATCTGTGGCTACATATAATTTGGTCAATTGGTCATCTGGGAGCCCTCGAGCTTTGCATGCACAACGCCATATGTGAGCTGCTAGAATCTCATATGTGCTATGGTTTGGCCCACCCTGACTATTGGCTTTAGCTTTAAGAGCATTGAGTTGATCTAGTGTGAGTTTTAGCATGGTGGTGGACGATTTAGAAACAGAACCGGCTTTTTGAATATCCATGGAAGGAGGTGAGTGGTACTCAACATGGTCATGGGTTGGGGTAGGCGGGTCACGGGCCTTTAACAATGTTCGTTCAATGAAAGGTGGGATGGCTACGGAGAGCCCACGAGCCATATCAGACCATGTGTTTATAAAATGAAGCGAAGATAGACCATCAGATAGTGTATGAAACACACCACAACCTAGTGCAACACCTCCACATTTGAAACGAGTTACCTAATGAACAAAATACACAACTTAATTAGATCAAAATTAGGGTAGTTTTcaatcaatatcaatttcagacacaaaaacatcatcaagatcactaATAATTTATGGTAATTTGTGGAGTTGTGGTGATTAATGAAAATTGAttgatcttaaaaaaaaatcactaatAAATAAAGTCTATGTTACATTTTTCTAAGTACCACTTTACCTACTCTATCTAACTTATGGGCCATGACAACTTGATGATTAAATACTCAGTTAAATCAGATGTTGCTAGGATTTTTGATGGCCCATTTAGGCCCAcgtaataaacaaatataaaaaacttcCAAGATGTAAGTAGCAGCCTCCTTCTAGAAGGAAAGTTTTTGTGGGCCACGAATAAaagatacatataataaacagaAAAAAATATGTCATTTAATACGCATCTACATCTAAGAGAAATTTCAAAGTCGTGAACATATAATACACCATTTCCAAAATTTGAATTGAATATTC
The sequence above is drawn from the Erigeron canadensis isolate Cc75 chromosome 4, C_canadensis_v1, whole genome shotgun sequence genome and encodes:
- the LOC122597598 gene encoding nitrate regulatory gene2 protein-like yields the protein MGYALSRFVDEQLDIPPNSSRSDSDLSSDFHGHDNGHLHGRGPMPIPPYDQPVMPYQQQPRPWELTDPYVLQYRPPPPFWGIMYQENFVSNYNNKYSYNNNGGNPVSKNQYAYYLKKTASATRTTVIQPEETRGWVEDAYDNTEYMFKYGYDDDDESSLGTSSPYSRMREEGFPEWEEELTETESHTCSTRRIILCDEHNEGNSSSSWSSFSKRIPTYGKRQRSMDDEGKKPKTFDIDDVGYSTTQKIDESSMPFAHAASRDLHEVFNEIKDEFEAAFSYGEQVALMLEAGKLPYQSKSHVLKVMLSKILYPSSTFSSSRSRVTKLAGSYDVYDVPDNRSLNPSSTLEKLYMWEKKLYQEVKDGERLRVKYQRMFRRLTELEPCRANSSRIDAARASIDRLITKLDISMKDIDAISSEIHKVRDMELEPQVSELIYGLIRMWQSVVKCHQKQLEAIMESRSWTLRANTNMERDSSLRTTLELETGLVTWAQHLNNWINAQKSFVDSLNGWLLQCIDNEPEITIDGGEVPYSPDWLGAPPIFIICNDWQWEINGVSQEQVSIAMNNFAMILRQLLERQVDLDSKKAMRLVKNVGSDSLQGGLIPIFKALENFCHDILKAHKHVKV
- the LOC122598099 gene encoding uncharacterized protein LOC122598099, encoding MQQQKQLHKTMMYPWRSLSSSSTSSSSSSFACKEVYENQVMDMREQIRREREKERIRAEIMVEEEMQRRRLGGWMGLSSSSVMLRPEVNSLGGYETRPFSNDNIYDRSMVVMPTVPEIYSHCGGSHRREEVDDEPPFQRAPRFREMDVYPTTNDDDGKTEIVGKGKPCEATDSKRKEPPQPSPPSRASSIGFGLDSITTTKKSKWEWSCDVCKISATSKNGLDEHLAGKKHQTKMAALKSPNNGGSEIGLGKVKSSVKEQSDGDFSDPKGK
- the LOC122595310 gene encoding shikimate O-hydroxycinnamoyltransferase-like, with the protein product MGSDKTIKMKITVNKSSIIKPSKTTPTQQLWTSNLDLVVGRIHILTVYFYRKPNGGSSSSFFDPNVMKKSLADVLVSFYPMAGRLGRDENGRIAIDCNNEGVLFVEAESDSTLDDLGEFTPSPEYRDLTPTVDYSADISSYPLFFAQVTRFKCGGVALGCGVFHTLSDGLSSLHFINTWSDMARGLSVAIPPFIERTLLKARDPPTPTHDHVEYHSPPSMDIQKAGSVSKSSTTMLKLTLDQLNALKAKANSQGGPNHSTYEILAAHIWRCACKARGLPDDQLTKLYVATDGRSRLSPHLPPGYLGNVVFTATPVAKSGTLTSGSLSNTAKLIHLTLKKMDNDYLRSAIDYLEVQPDLSALIRGPSYFASPNLNINAWTRLPVHDADFGYGRPVFMGPACILYEGTIYVLPSPNNDRSMSLAVCLDASEQSLFEKFLYDI